One Sulfolobus sp. S-194 DNA segment encodes these proteins:
- a CDS encoding fumarylacetoacetate hydrolase family protein, whose amino-acid sequence MTKFLSFLVNNTRKLGILNGNYVYEVKDFYSEPKAEAYKIDEIEIDIPITPSAIICTLVNTPGMIGVKDKSEAREFIKSPKFFLKLPSVAIPHKKPIITPKDAIRPEVEIGVITRKIKRGATLDEIKENIIGYTVFNDITYPPGIKEDSYYAYRRDPTDGKVKKLLIRGTHFRNKVRDSFAPFGPWIVTPEEIDDVNSLEMKSYYDGKLVQKGNSEDFVFSIEEIILELIKYISLPEFSLISSGSVGYIGAEEISEFSLKPINNAIMIAEVEKIGRLENPTVIDSSV is encoded by the coding sequence TTGACAAAGTTTTTATCTTTTTTAGTTAATAATACTAGAAAGTTAGGAATTCTAAATGGTAATTATGTATATGAAGTAAAAGATTTTTATTCTGAACCTAAAGCTGAGGCTTATAAAATTGATGAAATAGAGATTGACATACCCATTACACCATCAGCAATTATTTGTACACTAGTAAATACTCCAGGTATGATAGGGGTGAAGGATAAAAGCGAGGCAAGAGAATTTATAAAATCCCCTAAGTTCTTCCTTAAACTACCCTCTGTAGCAATTCCCCATAAAAAACCAATAATAACTCCTAAGGATGCAATAAGGCCAGAAGTAGAAATCGGCGTAATTACAAGAAAAATAAAGAGGGGTGCTACACTGGATGAAATTAAGGAGAACATAATCGGCTATACGGTATTTAATGATATAACTTATCCACCTGGGATAAAAGAAGATTCTTATTACGCATATAGAAGAGATCCTACTGATGGGAAAGTTAAAAAATTATTAATTAGAGGAACTCACTTTAGAAATAAAGTTAGAGACTCTTTTGCTCCATTCGGCCCTTGGATAGTTACCCCAGAAGAAATTGATGATGTTAACTCGCTAGAAATGAAAAGCTATTACGATGGTAAATTGGTTCAGAAAGGTAATTCTGAGGATTTTGTCTTTTCCATAGAGGAGATTATATTGGAATTAATAAAGTATATCTCTTTACCAGAGTTCTCATTAATATCATCTGGAAGTGTAGGATATATAGGTGCTGAAGAAATATCTGAGTTTTCTTTAAAACCAATTAACAATGCAATTATGATTGCTGAAGTTGAAAAGATAGGAAGACTTGAAAATCCTACTGTAATTGATAGTAGTGTTTAA
- the acs gene encoding acetate--CoA ligase, producing MSVNWALPFNTKIIPKSNKVIDINTYKEIHSTTLRDYKGFWASVASELEWFKPWEKVLDDSNPPFYKWFVGGEINASYLTVDRHAKSWRKNKVAIIWEGEPVDENGNPKEVRKLTYYDLYNEVNRIAYLLRNKYGLKKGDAVAIYLPMIPELPIFMLALARIGVVFTVVFSGFSADALATRIDDAQAKMLITADGGWRRGKIVPLKDIADKALEKVSTVKDVIVVRRTGQKVNMVEGRDKYLDEILKEVPQGVYIEPERIKSEEPLYILYTSGTTGKPKGIVHDTGGYLTLLHATMKWVFDIRDDDIYWCTADIGWVTGHSYIVFGPLMEGATEIMYEGALDYPQPDRWVSIIERYGVTVFYTSPTAIRSFMRYGDEWVKTHKTDTIRIMHSVGEPINPEAFEWLWKLIGRGEVPFGSTWWMTETGGIMISHLPGLYLIPLKPGSNGMPLPGVDADVVDDNGNPTKPEERGYLVIKNPWPGMPLTIWGDPERYIKVYWSKFPGMFYVGDYAVKDKDGYFWILGRADEVIKVAGHRLGTYELESAIIEHPAVAEAAVVGIPDPVKGEVPVAFVILKQGISPSKTLMEDILKTVRDKVGPIATLSSIYFVSKLPKTRSGKIMRRVVKAVITNQPVGDVTTLEDEASVEEVKKAYEEFKAELSKS from the coding sequence ATGTCAGTAAATTGGGCATTACCATTTAATACTAAAATTATACCTAAGTCGAATAAAGTAATTGACATAAATACGTATAAAGAGATACACAGTACGACTTTAAGAGATTATAAGGGCTTCTGGGCGTCTGTTGCATCAGAATTAGAATGGTTTAAGCCTTGGGAAAAAGTACTTGATGATTCTAATCCACCATTTTATAAGTGGTTTGTTGGTGGAGAAATAAATGCTTCATATTTAACTGTGGATAGACACGCAAAGAGTTGGAGGAAAAATAAGGTAGCAATAATTTGGGAAGGAGAACCAGTAGATGAGAATGGGAACCCTAAAGAAGTGAGAAAGTTAACATACTACGATTTATATAATGAAGTTAATAGAATAGCTTATCTACTTAGAAACAAGTACGGTTTAAAGAAGGGGGATGCTGTAGCTATCTATTTACCGATGATCCCAGAATTACCAATATTTATGTTAGCATTAGCTAGAATTGGAGTCGTGTTTACGGTAGTGTTTTCAGGCTTTAGTGCTGATGCACTAGCTACAAGAATAGATGATGCTCAAGCTAAAATGCTAATTACTGCAGATGGAGGTTGGAGAAGAGGTAAGATAGTACCATTAAAAGATATCGCTGATAAGGCTTTAGAAAAAGTTTCAACAGTAAAAGATGTTATAGTAGTTAGAAGAACAGGGCAGAAAGTTAATATGGTCGAAGGAAGAGATAAATATCTAGACGAGATATTAAAGGAAGTTCCCCAAGGTGTTTATATTGAACCGGAAAGGATAAAGAGTGAAGAACCGTTATATATTCTATACACCTCTGGAACTACTGGTAAACCTAAAGGAATTGTACATGATACTGGAGGGTATCTTACGTTACTTCATGCGACGATGAAATGGGTGTTTGATATTAGAGATGACGACATTTACTGGTGTACCGCAGATATAGGATGGGTTACTGGACACTCTTACATTGTGTTTGGACCATTAATGGAAGGAGCAACTGAAATAATGTATGAAGGAGCCTTGGATTATCCACAACCGGATAGGTGGGTATCGATAATTGAAAGATACGGTGTCACGGTATTTTATACTTCACCAACTGCGATTAGGTCTTTCATGAGATATGGGGATGAATGGGTTAAAACACATAAGACAGACACTATTAGGATTATGCATTCAGTTGGAGAGCCAATAAATCCAGAAGCTTTCGAGTGGTTATGGAAGTTAATTGGAAGGGGAGAGGTACCATTTGGAAGCACTTGGTGGATGACTGAGACTGGAGGTATTATGATTAGTCATTTGCCTGGGCTTTATCTAATTCCGTTAAAACCTGGTAGTAATGGAATGCCATTACCCGGAGTTGATGCAGATGTTGTTGATGATAATGGTAATCCAACAAAACCTGAAGAAAGAGGATACTTAGTAATTAAAAACCCGTGGCCAGGAATGCCATTAACTATTTGGGGAGATCCAGAAAGATACATTAAAGTATACTGGTCCAAATTCCCTGGAATGTTCTATGTTGGTGATTACGCTGTTAAGGACAAGGATGGATACTTCTGGATATTAGGGAGGGCTGATGAGGTAATTAAAGTAGCCGGACACAGATTAGGAACATATGAGTTAGAGTCTGCAATTATTGAACATCCAGCTGTCGCTGAAGCTGCTGTTGTAGGAATTCCGGATCCAGTAAAAGGTGAAGTACCCGTGGCATTTGTTATTCTTAAACAAGGTATTTCACCAAGTAAGACTCTTATGGAGGATATATTAAAGACAGTTAGAGATAAAGTTGGTCCTATTGCTACATTGTCGAGTATTTACTTTGTCTCTAAACTTCCAAAGACAAGAAGTGGTAAAATTATGAGAAGAGTAGTAAAGGCTGTTATTACTAATCAGCCAGTAGGCGATGTAACAACACTTGAGGATGAAGCTTCAGTAGAAGAAGTTAAAAAAGCGTACGAAGAATTTAAAGCAGAGCTAAGCAAAAGTTAG
- a CDS encoding acetate uptake transporter produces MTEQKRANPAPLGLSGFALTTLVLSVFNAGLLSQGSSVVVGLAAFYGGLAQLLAGSLEWRAGNTFGYTAFFTYGAFWEWFFVTSMFVPGVTTQAIGLVLIAFGIFTLVMWFGTFKANLGLFMTFLLLWITFFLLGIGSMVSSTALIHAGGYLGILTAIAAWYTGLAMVVAEALGKNPPLGRPVMS; encoded by the coding sequence ATGACAGAACAAAAAAGAGCAAATCCTGCACCTCTAGGTTTATCAGGTTTTGCTTTAACAACACTAGTTTTAAGTGTTTTTAATGCTGGGCTGTTGTCTCAAGGATCTTCAGTAGTTGTTGGTTTAGCAGCGTTTTATGGAGGATTGGCACAGTTATTAGCTGGTTCCCTAGAATGGAGAGCTGGAAACACTTTTGGCTATACTGCCTTCTTTACTTATGGTGCATTTTGGGAATGGTTTTTTGTTACATCAATGTTTGTACCCGGTGTCACCACACAAGCAATAGGATTAGTGCTTATTGCTTTCGGAATATTTACATTAGTTATGTGGTTCGGCACTTTTAAGGCTAATTTAGGACTCTTTATGACTTTTCTATTATTATGGATAACTTTCTTCTTGTTAGGGATAGGTTCTATGGTCTCTAGCACGGCATTAATTCATGCTGGTGGTTATTTAGGAATTTTAACTGCAATAGCTGCGTGGTATACCGGATTAGCAATGGTAGTTGCCGAGGCATTAGGTAAAAATCCACCTTTAGGTAGACCAGTTATGTCTTAA
- a CDS encoding GYD domain-containing protein — MAIFVVLSSLTDDGAKTITDKPERIKEVNEELTKIGAKVKEQYVIFGNFDFLNIVEVDNVEAFLKALIELNARGTVRTQTYLAMSVDDAIRAIKATPSIGHPK; from the coding sequence ATGGCAATATTTGTTGTGCTTTCAAGTTTAACTGATGACGGAGCTAAAACAATAACTGATAAACCAGAAAGAATAAAAGAAGTTAACGAAGAATTGACTAAAATAGGAGCTAAAGTTAAAGAACAATATGTTATTTTTGGTAACTTTGATTTTTTAAATATTGTAGAGGTCGATAATGTAGAAGCATTTTTAAAGGCTCTAATTGAACTTAACGCTAGAGGCACAGTAAGGACACAGACCTACTTAGCTATGAGTGTTGATGACGCTATAAGGGCTATAAAGGCAACACCATCTATCGGACATCCAAAGTAA
- a CDS encoding indolepyruvate ferredoxin oxidoreductase subunit alpha, which produces MKKSLLLGNEAIAFGALKAGVGIATGYPGTPSTEIIETLQRFRDRYVEWSVNEKVAFETAYGASITGAYSLVAMKHVGLNVASDPLMSSSYTGVEGAFVIVSAQDPSMWSSQNEQDNRYYGLMSLIPVIEPYDPQSAYELTVKAFYLSSKVHHPVILSTNTRISHVRGPVEYEEPIPPIFGKLQKKPDKYSLVPDVARRDRQEQLKRWELIQQEIKEFNEIEGDGRKLIIASGVAYSYVKEILPESVRILRLSAPVPLNREQIIKALEDTDEALIVEELEPIVEMQIKSIAYDEGFRIRIHGKDYVPRSGELTPDIVEFAIKKFLGIYYEPKTKVEEYVPPRPPAMCPGCPHRSSFIDIKRGITLGGLSQTFFSGDIGCYSLGILPPFQEQDSLTNMGSSLGIANGIFRATGTIPVAIIGDSTFFHSGLSALANAVYNNLPVLVVVLDNRVTAMTGQNPSPSREIDIANVAKGLGVEYVKEIDPFNLKESTKIIADATNWVKQNKKPALIIAKRACALEVIDKFDKLPIAEVDISKCTGCTICYDYFTCPAIIPREDKKAFIDPVLCIGCGACIPICPYSAISLKGKIPEGWDEVWRS; this is translated from the coding sequence ATGAAGAAAAGTTTGTTATTAGGGAACGAAGCGATAGCCTTTGGTGCTCTAAAAGCTGGAGTAGGAATAGCTACTGGATACCCAGGCACACCTTCGACGGAAATTATTGAAACTTTACAAAGATTTAGAGATAGGTATGTTGAGTGGAGTGTAAATGAAAAAGTTGCATTTGAAACTGCTTATGGAGCAAGTATAACGGGTGCTTATTCGTTAGTAGCAATGAAACATGTAGGTTTAAATGTTGCCTCCGACCCTCTTATGAGTAGTTCTTACACTGGTGTTGAAGGTGCCTTTGTAATTGTTTCCGCACAAGATCCCTCTATGTGGTCATCGCAAAATGAACAAGATAACAGATATTATGGCTTAATGAGTTTAATACCGGTTATCGAACCTTATGATCCTCAAAGTGCTTATGAGCTTACCGTTAAGGCCTTTTATTTATCTAGCAAAGTTCATCATCCGGTAATTTTGTCTACAAATACTAGAATAAGTCACGTTAGAGGACCAGTTGAATATGAAGAACCTATACCTCCTATATTCGGAAAACTTCAGAAAAAACCGGATAAGTACTCCTTAGTTCCTGATGTAGCAAGAAGGGATAGGCAAGAACAACTTAAGAGATGGGAGTTAATTCAGCAGGAGATAAAGGAGTTTAATGAAATTGAAGGAGATGGGAGAAAACTCATTATAGCTAGCGGTGTAGCTTATTCTTATGTAAAGGAGATTTTACCAGAATCAGTCAGAATACTTAGGCTATCTGCACCAGTACCACTAAATAGAGAACAAATAATTAAAGCTTTAGAGGATACTGATGAGGCATTAATAGTTGAGGAGTTAGAACCAATAGTAGAAATGCAAATTAAAAGTATTGCATACGATGAAGGATTTAGAATAAGAATTCACGGAAAAGATTATGTTCCTAGAAGTGGTGAATTAACACCAGATATAGTAGAATTCGCAATAAAGAAGTTTTTAGGTATTTACTACGAGCCTAAAACTAAAGTAGAAGAATATGTACCGCCAAGACCACCAGCCATGTGTCCCGGTTGTCCACATAGGTCATCATTCATTGATATTAAGAGGGGGATTACACTTGGAGGTCTCTCACAGACCTTTTTCTCTGGTGATATAGGCTGTTATTCGCTTGGAATTTTACCACCTTTCCAAGAGCAAGATTCATTGACCAACATGGGTAGTAGTCTAGGTATTGCAAATGGGATCTTTAGGGCTACGGGTACAATTCCAGTTGCAATCATTGGCGATTCAACATTTTTCCATTCTGGTTTATCAGCTTTAGCAAATGCGGTTTATAATAACTTGCCAGTTTTAGTTGTGGTATTAGATAACAGAGTTACTGCTATGACTGGACAAAATCCGAGTCCCTCAAGGGAGATTGATATTGCTAATGTTGCAAAAGGCTTAGGTGTGGAGTATGTTAAAGAGATTGATCCATTTAATCTTAAGGAGAGTACTAAGATAATTGCAGATGCAACGAATTGGGTAAAACAGAATAAGAAACCGGCTTTAATAATAGCTAAAAGAGCTTGTGCATTAGAGGTTATTGATAAATTTGATAAATTACCTATAGCAGAGGTTGACATTAGTAAATGCACTGGATGTACAATATGTTATGATTACTTTACATGTCCTGCAATAATTCCTAGGGAAGATAAAAAAGCATTTATTGATCCAGTTTTGTGTATAGGCTGCGGTGCTTGCATTCCAATATGTCCTTATAGC